The Montipora capricornis isolate CH-2021 chromosome 3, ASM3666992v2, whole genome shotgun sequence genome window below encodes:
- the LOC138044082 gene encoding mediator of RNA polymerase II transcription subunit 28-like has protein sequence MAAHKEDLVSAFESSLQACVSLSLVADNVEKDREFDDANKHGVEACIKRFLESAKLLEADFLRKQMYSRVNHPQEVTKEEVEKLRAELTQKEELLAKTRDRVAFWIEALRDLETKQLRVRLADMIPQRSVSVDSTS, from the exons ATGGCGGCCCACAAAGAAGATTTGGTCAGTGCGTTCGAATCTTCTTTGCAA gcTTGTGTCTCCCTTTCTCTTGTCGCGGACAATGTAGAGAAAGATCGCGAGTTCGATGATGCGAATAAACATG GAGTGGAAGCTTGCATCAAAAGATTTCTGGAGTCTGCGAAATTATTGGAAGCTGATTTTCTAAGGAAACAAATGTACAGTCGAGTAAACCATCCTCAGGAAGTCACCAAGGAG GAAGTGGAAAAGCTGCGAGCTGAACTTACACAAAAAGAAGAGTTACTTGCAAAAACAAGAGACAGGGTGGCTTTCTGGATTGAAGCACTTAGAgatcttgaaacaaaacaattaagAGTTCGCTTAGCAGATATGATACCACAAAGATCTGTGTCAGTGGATTCTACATCATAG